A region of Beijerinckia sp. 28-YEA-48 DNA encodes the following proteins:
- a CDS encoding SDR family oxidoreductase — MIIVTGATGQLGSLIVERLLELIPAGQVAASARDPRKAGHLASRGVQVRRGDFSEPDSLAAAFEGATQVLIVSSNARAHGGDTLAQHRAAIDAARTAGARRIVYTSHMGASASSAFPPMHDHAATEAMLRDTGIAWTALRNGFYAESVPQYLGNTAASGVLEAPLDGKVSWTAHADLAAAAAHALTDEGRLDGPTPPLTAPDALDFADIAKILSDLSGRPIERRMIADSEQEARLAARGLPPAIIAIALGLYRAARAGEFAATDPTLKSLIGRPPITLREVLAR; from the coding sequence ATGATCATTGTGACCGGCGCAACGGGGCAGCTTGGCAGCCTGATTGTGGAGCGATTGCTGGAGCTTATTCCCGCTGGCCAGGTCGCGGCGAGCGCCCGTGACCCGCGAAAAGCCGGCCATCTGGCTTCGCGCGGTGTGCAGGTGCGGCGCGGCGATTTTTCCGAGCCGGACAGTCTGGCAGCCGCGTTTGAAGGGGCGACCCAGGTTCTGATCGTCTCGTCCAACGCCCGCGCCCATGGTGGCGACACCCTCGCCCAGCATCGCGCCGCCATCGACGCCGCACGCACAGCCGGCGCGCGCCGGATCGTCTACACCAGCCATATGGGCGCCAGCGCGTCTTCGGCTTTCCCGCCGATGCACGACCATGCCGCCACCGAAGCCATGCTGCGCGACACCGGGATCGCCTGGACCGCCCTGCGCAATGGTTTTTATGCCGAGAGCGTGCCTCAGTATCTGGGCAATACCGCCGCATCGGGCGTGCTGGAAGCCCCGCTAGATGGCAAGGTCTCCTGGACCGCCCACGCGGACCTCGCAGCTGCAGCGGCACATGCGCTGACAGACGAAGGCCGGCTCGACGGCCCTACTCCACCGCTGACAGCACCTGACGCGCTGGACTTCGCCGATATCGCCAAAATCCTCAGCGATCTCTCCGGTCGACCCATCGAAAGGCGGATGATTGCCGACAGCGAGCAGGAAGCCCGCCTCGCCGCGCGCGGTCTGCCGCCAGCCATCATCGCCATAGCCCTCGGCCTGTATCGCGCGGCTCGTGCGGGCGAATTCGCCGCCACTGATCCGACACTCAAGAGCCTCATCGGTCGCCCACCGATAACCCTGCGTGAGGTGCTGGCGCGTTAG
- a CDS encoding TetR/AcrR family transcriptional regulator, producing the protein MSTSMPPSDDPLSSDTRARIIAAAAALVAAGGSEAATTRAVANAASVQAPTIYRLFGDKRGLLDAVAEETFSNYVAGKAQRARDGDPVEDLRLGWDAHVAFGLANPAIFTLISATYPEPLSRTAAAGMAVLRERVRRVARTGRLRVSEERAVDLIHAMGTGTVLTLLEKAPNERAGLAEAARNAVFAAILDERSGPVAGASSVAGTASALRARLDEVTGLTPGEQLLLDELLRRIAGAQ; encoded by the coding sequence ATGTCCACTTCGATGCCCCCGTCCGACGATCCCCTGAGTAGCGACACCCGCGCGCGCATCATCGCGGCCGCTGCGGCGCTGGTCGCCGCTGGCGGTAGCGAGGCCGCCACCACGCGGGCGGTTGCCAACGCTGCGTCCGTCCAGGCGCCGACCATCTATCGTCTGTTCGGCGACAAGCGCGGTCTGCTCGATGCGGTGGCGGAAGAAACATTCTCCAACTATGTCGCCGGCAAAGCGCAGCGAGCGCGGGATGGCGATCCGGTGGAAGACCTGCGCCTAGGATGGGACGCCCACGTCGCGTTTGGTCTGGCCAATCCGGCGATCTTCACCTTGATCAGCGCGACCTATCCCGAGCCGTTGTCGCGCACGGCCGCCGCCGGCATGGCCGTGCTGCGTGAACGGGTGCGCCGCGTCGCCCGCACGGGCCGGCTGCGCGTCAGCGAGGAGCGGGCCGTCGATCTCATCCATGCGATGGGGACGGGTACCGTACTTACACTGCTGGAGAAGGCGCCGAACGAACGCGCCGGCCTGGCGGAGGCCGCGCGTAATGCTGTCTTCGCGGCGATCCTCGATGAGCGATCGGGCCCGGTCGCAGGTGCAAGCAGCGTTGCAGGGACGGCGTCGGCCTTGCGCGCGCGTCTTGATGAGGTGACGGGGCTCACACCCGGCGAGCAACTTCTCCTCGATGAACTGCTGCGCAGAATTGCTGGCGCGCAATAG
- a CDS encoding TonB-dependent receptor, with product MTAALSLPTTAKAQSNLPSVTVDAPATASHRAATRPARIATPARRAPARVAAPRAQAPVPVASAPATNMRKAGRDSLLPRGGQLPQVESLKQQVTQSATVIERAQIEQTSPTGLLDILATVPGISIARAGGIGGQIYLRGFSSNNFRSPLYVDGDRFRGRNTLQLNYFAPGEIERVEVIRGPASVLYGSEALTGLVNVVTRKPAGDINGPFKISGGGVSSGYGSAAKSLTTDAWLQGAGNGFDFLASVNGRWGDNYQTPLGAAPNSDYRSLGGSLKLGYTPTAGQRVELSFRRYTETDGRAGGVGGAPGAPYLNVRQSPNEVTMGRLAYTGEFDGLVKKVEASVYVNYFDTYLKTINNTINARNIITRSVESTSHVIGPLVVGGRVVGTIPWSFGIGEVNTLVGADAFKEFRPGSEGWSATRNFTATTGALTSTSLVTPAKNGPDTTQTNAGIFMLHEWTPVRQLTLSAGGRFDWFNTTTGLAPLPAAVLPAFLAHSQVASSAPTGSIGAVYRILPNFDLLASVATSFRQPTNSELFAFSATTVPNPALKPESGVTYEGGFRFHMDNATLKVTAFNSRYENFLQTTAVTYNGVAGFTQSQNIGKAEVSGLELEGRWQASETVNIFGTVAYLRGDNKTTGRPLPFLAPWRGRVGVQYAAPDASYSVMGVVDWASAKTRIDTTQEYATGGYVVPKIYATLQLGKLISPTLGDTRLVLGIENIFNKTYVDASTFVNRSYAQSMTNPLVEMGRNFTVKLQHNF from the coding sequence ATGACGGCCGCTTTAAGCCTTCCGACAACGGCAAAGGCGCAATCCAATCTGCCCAGCGTCACGGTCGACGCCCCCGCGACAGCCTCCCATCGCGCGGCAACACGTCCCGCACGCATAGCAACACCGGCACGCCGCGCGCCGGCGCGTGTCGCCGCGCCACGCGCTCAAGCGCCCGTGCCTGTTGCCAGTGCGCCTGCGACGAATATGCGCAAAGCTGGCCGCGACTCGCTGCTGCCGCGCGGCGGCCAGCTGCCTCAGGTCGAGAGCCTCAAACAGCAGGTGACGCAAAGCGCGACGGTGATCGAGCGTGCGCAGATCGAACAAACATCACCGACCGGGCTTCTCGACATCCTTGCCACCGTGCCCGGTATCTCGATTGCCCGCGCTGGTGGCATCGGAGGACAGATCTATCTGCGCGGCTTCAGCTCCAACAATTTCCGCTCGCCGCTCTATGTCGATGGCGATCGCTTCCGCGGCCGCAACACATTGCAGCTCAATTATTTCGCGCCCGGCGAAATTGAACGCGTCGAAGTGATCCGTGGTCCGGCGTCCGTGCTTTACGGCAGCGAAGCGCTCACGGGTCTGGTCAATGTGGTCACGCGCAAGCCAGCGGGCGACATCAACGGCCCGTTCAAGATCAGCGGTGGTGGCGTCTCGAGTGGCTATGGCAGCGCGGCCAAATCGCTGACCACCGACGCCTGGCTGCAAGGCGCCGGCAACGGCTTCGATTTCCTCGCCAGCGTCAACGGTCGCTGGGGCGACAATTATCAGACCCCGCTCGGCGCTGCGCCAAACAGCGACTATCGCAGTCTCGGCGGCAGCTTGAAGCTTGGATATACGCCGACCGCCGGCCAGCGCGTCGAACTTTCCTTCCGCCGCTATACGGAAACCGATGGCCGCGCCGGCGGCGTTGGCGGCGCGCCTGGCGCGCCCTATCTCAACGTCCGCCAGAGCCCGAATGAAGTGACCATGGGCCGCCTCGCCTACACGGGCGAGTTCGACGGCCTGGTGAAGAAGGTCGAGGCCTCGGTCTACGTCAATTATTTCGACACCTACCTCAAGACCATCAACAACACGATCAACGCGCGCAACATCATCACGCGTAGCGTCGAGTCGACGAGCCATGTCATTGGCCCTCTGGTGGTCGGCGGTCGCGTGGTCGGCACTATTCCGTGGAGTTTCGGCATCGGCGAGGTGAACACGCTTGTGGGCGCTGACGCCTTCAAGGAGTTCCGGCCTGGCAGCGAGGGCTGGTCCGCCACGCGCAACTTCACCGCCACCACCGGCGCTTTGACGAGCACGAGCCTGGTGACCCCGGCCAAGAACGGCCCGGATACGACGCAGACCAATGCTGGCATCTTCATGCTGCATGAGTGGACGCCGGTGCGCCAACTCACCTTGTCGGCCGGCGGCCGCTTCGATTGGTTCAACACGACGACCGGTCTGGCGCCGCTGCCTGCAGCCGTATTGCCCGCCTTCCTCGCCCACTCGCAGGTTGCCAGCAGCGCGCCGACAGGCAGCATCGGCGCGGTTTATCGCATCCTGCCGAACTTCGATCTGCTCGCCAGTGTTGCAACCTCCTTCCGGCAGCCGACCAATTCGGAGCTCTTCGCCTTCTCAGCGACGACCGTGCCCAATCCGGCGCTGAAGCCGGAGAGCGGCGTCACCTATGAAGGTGGTTTCCGCTTCCACATGGACAACGCCACGTTGAAGGTGACGGCCTTCAACAGTCGCTACGAAAACTTCCTGCAGACCACCGCTGTAACCTACAACGGCGTCGCCGGCTTCACCCAGAGCCAGAACATCGGCAAGGCCGAAGTCAGCGGCCTCGAGCTGGAAGGCCGTTGGCAGGCGAGCGAGACCGTCAACATCTTCGGCACGGTCGCTTATCTGCGCGGCGATAACAAAACCACTGGCCGGCCCCTGCCCTTCCTGGCGCCCTGGCGCGGCCGCGTCGGCGTGCAATATGCAGCGCCCGACGCGTCCTACTCTGTGATGGGCGTGGTCGATTGGGCGAGCGCCAAGACGCGCATCGATACGACGCAGGAATATGCGACCGGCGGCTATGTCGTCCCCAAGATCTACGCGACCTTGCAGCTCGGCAAACTGATCTCGCCTACACTCGGCGATACCAGGCTCGTTCTCGGCATCGAGAACATTTTCAACAAGACCTATGTCGATGCCTCGACCTTCGTGAACCGCAGCTATGCCCAAAGCATGACCAATCCGCTGGTCGAAATGGGCCGCAACTTCACCGTCAAACTGCAACACAACTTCTAG
- the katG gene encoding catalase/peroxidase HPI — MDAKTDNNAGKCPVVHTAKTNREWWPNQVDVQILHQHSKLSDPMGEAFDYAKEFKSLDLNAVIKDLHALMTDSQPWWPADFGHYGPFFIRMAWHSAGTYRIDDGRGGGGFGTQRFAPLNSWPDNVNLDKARRLLWPIKQKYGRKISWADLMILTGNVALESMGFKTFGFGGGRADTWEPGEDIYWGPEGKWLEDERYTGDRDLEKPLGAVQMGLIYVNPEGPNGNPDPLAAARDIRETFKRMAMDDEETVALIAGGHSFGKTHGAADPAKYVGPEPEGAPIELQGLGWKNTYGSGAGGDAIGSGLEVTWTKTPTKWSNNFFENLFGFEWELTKSPAGAHQWQPKNGAGAGLIPDAHDPSKRRAPTMLTTDLSLRVDPAYEKISRRFFEHPDQFADAFSRAWYKLTHRDMGPIERYLGPLVPKEKLLWQDPIPPLDHEVIGEKDIADLKAKILASGLSVSQLVSTAWASASTFRGSDKRGGANGARIRLAPQKGWEVNQPAQLATVLQKLEAIQKEFNATGGKKKVSVADLIVLGGSAAVEKAAKDAGHNVTVAFTPGRRDTTQEDTDVESFEPLEPVVDGFRNYARGKHRLSIEEALVDRAQQLTLTGPELTALIGGLRVLGANTGQSPHGVFTKQPGTLTNDFFVNLLDMGTEWQPSKTEHVYEGHDRKTKAVKWTGTRADLIFGSHAQLRAFAEVYASSDAKEKFAKDFVKAWTKVMNLDRFDLA; from the coding sequence ATGGACGCGAAGACCGACAACAATGCTGGTAAATGCCCCGTCGTTCATACGGCCAAGACCAATCGAGAGTGGTGGCCCAATCAAGTCGACGTTCAGATCCTGCACCAGCACTCCAAACTTTCCGATCCGATGGGCGAGGCCTTTGACTACGCCAAAGAGTTCAAGAGCCTGGACCTGAACGCGGTCATCAAGGATCTGCATGCGTTGATGACGGATTCGCAGCCGTGGTGGCCAGCGGATTTTGGTCATTATGGACCTTTCTTCATCCGCATGGCTTGGCACAGCGCCGGCACCTATCGCATCGACGATGGTCGCGGCGGTGGTGGTTTCGGGACGCAACGGTTCGCGCCGCTCAACAGCTGGCCAGACAATGTCAATCTCGACAAAGCGCGCCGGCTGCTGTGGCCGATCAAACAGAAGTATGGCCGCAAAATCTCATGGGCCGACCTCATGATTTTGACGGGCAATGTGGCGCTCGAGTCGATGGGCTTCAAGACGTTCGGCTTCGGCGGCGGTCGCGCCGACACTTGGGAGCCGGGAGAAGATATTTACTGGGGGCCGGAAGGCAAGTGGCTCGAGGACGAGCGCTATACGGGCGATCGCGATCTTGAAAAGCCACTGGGCGCCGTTCAGATGGGTCTGATCTACGTCAATCCGGAAGGTCCGAACGGCAACCCTGATCCGCTTGCCGCAGCCCGTGACATTCGCGAAACCTTCAAGCGCATGGCCATGGATGATGAGGAAACCGTCGCGCTCATCGCCGGTGGGCACTCATTCGGCAAGACCCATGGCGCCGCCGATCCAGCCAAATATGTTGGACCAGAGCCAGAAGGCGCCCCGATCGAACTGCAGGGTCTCGGTTGGAAAAACACCTATGGCAGCGGCGCGGGCGGGGATGCGATCGGCAGCGGCCTGGAAGTGACCTGGACGAAAACGCCGACAAAATGGAGCAACAATTTCTTCGAAAACCTGTTCGGCTTTGAATGGGAATTGACGAAGAGCCCGGCCGGCGCGCATCAATGGCAACCGAAGAATGGTGCGGGCGCTGGCTTGATCCCCGATGCCCATGATCCGTCGAAGCGGCGTGCTCCCACGATGCTGACCACGGACCTTTCCCTGCGGGTCGATCCGGCCTACGAGAAAATTTCAAGACGCTTCTTCGAACATCCGGATCAGTTTGCCGACGCGTTCTCGCGCGCCTGGTACAAGCTGACCCACCGCGACATGGGGCCGATCGAGCGCTATCTCGGTCCGCTGGTGCCGAAGGAAAAATTGCTGTGGCAGGACCCGATTCCGCCGCTCGATCATGAGGTGATCGGCGAGAAGGACATCGCCGATCTGAAAGCCAAGATCCTGGCGAGCGGGCTGTCCGTCTCGCAATTGGTGTCGACCGCTTGGGCCTCCGCTTCGACCTTCCGTGGCTCGGACAAGCGTGGCGGCGCCAATGGCGCGCGTATTCGCCTGGCGCCGCAAAAGGGTTGGGAGGTCAACCAGCCGGCTCAACTGGCCACTGTTCTCCAGAAACTTGAGGCGATCCAGAAAGAGTTCAACGCGACGGGCGGGAAGAAGAAAGTTTCCGTGGCTGATCTGATCGTGCTCGGCGGTAGCGCGGCTGTCGAGAAGGCGGCCAAGGATGCTGGGCATAACGTCACGGTGGCGTTCACACCAGGGCGTCGGGACACGACCCAGGAGGATACGGACGTCGAGTCCTTCGAACCGTTGGAGCCGGTCGTCGACGGCTTCCGCAACTATGCGCGTGGCAAGCATCGCTTATCGATCGAGGAAGCGCTGGTCGACCGCGCGCAACAGCTGACGTTGACGGGACCGGAGCTGACGGCTCTCATCGGCGGCCTGCGGGTGCTCGGCGCCAACACGGGACAGTCGCCGCATGGCGTCTTCACCAAGCAGCCAGGCACTTTGACGAATGATTTCTTCGTCAATCTGCTCGACATGGGTACTGAGTGGCAGCCTTCGAAGACCGAGCATGTCTATGAAGGGCATGATCGTAAAACAAAGGCGGTCAAGTGGACGGGCACGCGCGCCGATCTGATTTTCGGATCGCATGCGCAGCTGCGCGCCTTCGCGGAGGTCTATGCGTCCTCTGATGCCAAGGAGAAGTTCGCGAAGGACTTCGTCAAGGCTTGGACGAAAGTCATGAACCTCGATCGCTTCGATCTCGCCTAA
- a CDS encoding iron ABC transporter permease, with product MTQHSAMVDGPRISSVRRRGESALIPVLLAGLVGVLLWSVTSGRYPVPLDHVLAILVSRFVDVTPIWTSTELVVVEVVRLPRVLMAAMAGAGLALSGAVLQGLFRNPLVGPQTIGAASGAALGGVVAILFLGFGLGVQVGAFVGAALALIAVLAIHRSDGLSPILSLVLAGVVVSAFCAALVGLVTYVADPETKLPGIVFWLLGSFAAASWTKLGLISVCTVLAGIVMLGMRWRINVLSLGDEDARSLGVNPARDRLILITATCLAISAQVAVSGTIGWVGLVIPNLARMIVGADHRRLLPVATLMGAIFLVVADTLSRDLTAAEIPVGIVTAIVGTPIFAYLLRRNAASKAP from the coding sequence ATGACACAGCACAGCGCCATGGTGGACGGGCCACGGATTTCGAGCGTCAGGCGGAGGGGTGAAAGCGCGCTCATCCCGGTGCTGCTCGCTGGGCTCGTTGGCGTTTTGCTTTGGTCGGTGACGTCTGGTCGCTATCCGGTGCCGCTGGATCATGTTTTGGCGATCCTGGTCTCGCGGTTTGTCGACGTGACGCCGATCTGGACGTCGACGGAACTCGTGGTCGTCGAAGTCGTGCGACTGCCGCGCGTTTTGATGGCGGCGATGGCCGGGGCAGGGTTGGCGCTCAGTGGCGCGGTCTTGCAGGGACTGTTTCGCAACCCGCTGGTCGGGCCGCAGACGATCGGGGCTGCTTCGGGCGCGGCGCTGGGTGGAGTCGTCGCCATCCTCTTCCTCGGCTTTGGTCTTGGCGTTCAGGTCGGCGCTTTCGTTGGCGCGGCGCTGGCGCTGATCGCCGTTCTCGCCATCCATCGCAGCGATGGGCTGTCGCCAATTCTGAGTTTGGTTCTGGCGGGCGTCGTTGTCAGCGCCTTCTGCGCGGCCCTGGTCGGTCTGGTCACTTACGTGGCGGATCCGGAAACCAAGCTGCCGGGTATCGTCTTCTGGCTGCTCGGCAGTTTTGCCGCGGCGAGCTGGACGAAACTGGGATTGATCAGCGTCTGCACCGTGCTGGCTGGTATTGTCATGCTCGGCATGCGCTGGCGCATCAACGTGCTGTCGCTGGGCGATGAGGACGCGCGCTCGCTTGGCGTCAATCCGGCGCGCGACCGGCTGATCCTGATCACGGCAACTTGCTTGGCGATCTCGGCGCAGGTGGCGGTCAGCGGCACGATCGGCTGGGTTGGACTCGTCATTCCCAATTTGGCGAGAATGATCGTCGGCGCCGACCATCGCCGGCTGCTGCCTGTCGCCACCTTGATGGGCGCCATCTTTCTGGTGGTGGCCGACACATTGTCGCGCGATCTGACGGCGGCGGAAATCCCGGTCGGGATTGTCACGGCCATCGTCGGCACACCGATTTTCGCTTATCTCCTGCGTCGCAATGCTGCGAGTAAGGCACCATGA
- a CDS encoding ABC transporter substrate-binding protein, translating into MPYRSHIFAAAVSAVFCQSVGATEVTDQRGQSLSFDKPAARAIFLPMPAASTYMAINRSEHGIAGMNASSAVAMRDGILGKLFPGYAKIATNITLGAGTAANVESILALRPDAVFQWAAAGDDALAPLERTGLKVLGMRYGSQEDMAGYIAMMGQVAGKPERAQELVARQETQRRQIEAALAGVASQERPRVLYLARASDTFRVAGKKSYNDFTIRLAGGENIAADTPSSTTVTIEQILTWNPQVVLLGNFDTVMPADLYADPRWQGVEAVRSRKVYRMPLGGYRWDPPSQESALTWIWLADLLHPQRAGIDLRVSMRGWFDFLYGYALSDDEIDTILFAPENRRSAGYDRLLVR; encoded by the coding sequence ATGCCGTATCGCTCCCACATCTTTGCCGCCGCCGTCAGCGCCGTCTTCTGCCAGTCGGTCGGAGCAACCGAGGTCACCGATCAGCGCGGTCAGTCGTTGTCTTTCGACAAGCCGGCGGCGCGCGCGATCTTCCTGCCGATGCCGGCGGCGTCGACCTATATGGCGATCAACCGCAGCGAACATGGCATCGCCGGCATGAATGCTTCGTCGGCTGTTGCCATGCGTGATGGCATCCTCGGTAAGCTCTTTCCCGGCTATGCGAAGATTGCGACCAATATCACGCTTGGCGCCGGGACCGCCGCCAATGTCGAAAGCATTCTCGCCTTGCGGCCGGACGCGGTGTTTCAATGGGCCGCAGCCGGCGACGATGCGCTGGCGCCGCTCGAACGCACAGGGCTCAAAGTGCTGGGCATGCGCTATGGCAGCCAGGAGGATATGGCTGGCTATATCGCGATGATGGGGCAGGTGGCGGGAAAGCCGGAGCGGGCCCAGGAACTTGTGGCGCGGCAAGAGACGCAGCGCCGACAGATCGAGGCGGCGCTTGCTGGAGTTGCCAGTCAGGAACGGCCGCGTGTGCTTTATCTGGCGCGCGCCTCCGATACCTTTCGTGTCGCCGGCAAAAAATCCTACAACGATTTTACCATTCGCCTAGCGGGCGGCGAGAACATCGCAGCCGATACGCCCTCGTCGACGACCGTGACGATCGAACAGATACTGACTTGGAATCCACAGGTCGTGCTGCTCGGCAATTTCGATACGGTGATGCCGGCTGATCTTTATGCCGATCCGCGCTGGCAGGGCGTCGAGGCTGTGCGAAGCCGCAAGGTCTATCGCATGCCGCTGGGCGGCTACCGCTGGGATCCACCGAGCCAAGAGTCAGCTTTAACCTGGATCTGGCTCGCGGACCTGCTGCATCCCCAGCGCGCCGGCATCGATCTGCGTGTCAGCATGCGTGGCTGGTTCGATTTTCTCTACGGCTATGCGCTGAGCGATGATGAGATCGATACCATCTTGTTCGCTCCAGAAAACCGGCGTTCGGCTGGCTATGATCGGCTGCTGGTTCGATGA
- a CDS encoding ABC transporter ATP-binding protein has product MIALHQAGHWFQPSRWLFRHLSLTPAPAQITAILGPNGTGKTTLLRALCGILTPKEGALTGSEVVGYVPQALHADQAYSALDMVLLGRSRFLGRFDAPGRKDLARARACLEEVGLSSVADARYDRLSGGQRQLVLLARALASDARVLVLDEPVSALDLANQGIVLRLLRRLADQHGLAVLFTTHHPEHALGIADRALLMFRDGEHVEGGADTVVSEANLERMYGVPVRRLALGQDDASAFAIIPLHGLRSATTSRGTGEAVTG; this is encoded by the coding sequence ATGATCGCGCTGCACCAGGCTGGCCATTGGTTTCAGCCGTCACGCTGGCTGTTTCGTCATCTGTCGCTTACGCCAGCGCCGGCGCAAATCACCGCCATCCTCGGTCCCAACGGCACCGGCAAGACCACATTGCTGCGGGCGTTATGCGGAATTTTGACGCCGAAGGAGGGCGCGCTCACGGGCAGTGAAGTGGTTGGCTATGTGCCGCAGGCTCTTCACGCGGACCAGGCTTACAGCGCGCTCGATATGGTGCTTCTGGGCCGCAGTCGCTTTCTCGGCCGTTTCGATGCGCCCGGACGAAAAGATCTGGCGCGGGCGCGGGCCTGTCTTGAGGAGGTTGGTCTTTCGAGTGTTGCGGACGCACGCTATGACCGATTGAGCGGCGGCCAGAGGCAACTCGTTCTGCTCGCCCGTGCGCTGGCGAGCGACGCGCGCGTCCTTGTCCTGGATGAGCCGGTCTCGGCGCTCGATCTGGCCAATCAGGGGATCGTCCTGCGTCTCCTGCGTCGCCTGGCCGATCAGCATGGCCTGGCTGTTTTGTTCACGACCCATCATCCTGAACATGCGCTCGGCATTGCCGACCGCGCCCTGCTGATGTTCCGCGACGGCGAACATGTCGAAGGCGGTGCCGATACTGTGGTGAGCGAGGCCAATCTGGAACGCATGTATGGGGTTCCCGTGCGACGGCTGGCGCTTGGGCAGGACGACGCTTCCGCCTTCGCGATCATACCGCTTCATGGTCTGAGATCAGCGACGACGTCTCGCGGGACGGGCGAGGCAGTCACGGGCTGA
- the crcB gene encoding fluoride efflux transporter CrcB → MTYLIVFIGGGIGSALRHGVNLAAARLLGTAFPFGTLTVNIVGSLTMGLLAGYFAFRGDASQHWRLFLTTGILGGFTTFSAFSLDSVLLWERNQPAHLAAYLILSLVLSIGALSVGVWLVRSLSP, encoded by the coding sequence ATGACTTATCTCATCGTATTTATTGGCGGCGGCATCGGATCGGCTTTGCGACACGGGGTCAATCTCGCCGCTGCGCGCCTGCTCGGCACCGCATTTCCCTTTGGCACGCTCACCGTCAACATCGTCGGTTCGCTCACCATGGGCCTGCTCGCCGGCTATTTCGCTTTCCGAGGCGACGCCTCCCAGCATTGGCGCCTTTTCCTCACCACCGGCATTTTGGGTGGCTTCACCACCTTCTCAGCCTTTTCCCTTGATTCCGTTTTGCTGTGGGAACGCAACCAGCCGGCGCACCTCGCTGCCTACCTTATTCTCAGCCTGGTTCTCTCCATCGGCGCGCTCAGCGTCGGCGTGTGGCTTGTCCGAAGCCTCAGCCCGTGA